DNA sequence from the Hippoglossus stenolepis isolate QCI-W04-F060 chromosome 17, HSTE1.2, whole genome shotgun sequence genome:
aatttattttacagaatgaattgtgatgataataataataataataatatgattatAACTGACAGAAGTCATAAAGTCATCAGATTTAGAAGTAAAATTAGGAAATGATCTGCAAATTAAGACTAACAAGTCTCCATTTTGGTATGAGGATCATTTGAAGCgtgaatacaaaatataaaataactttttgaaTCTCTGTTGTTCCCCGACCTGTTTGCGATCCTTTAAAATGAAGCTAGTTGAACATGTGATCCCTCTGTGGCCTCTTACATCAAGCAGAGTTTCgtttgactttttaaatattcaaccAGTAAAGATTATCGTttagaaacaacaacaaaaaataacttttttggTCCTAGCtgcatcttttattatttttactcaCGACCCCTCAGATTGGTCCTCTGGAGAAGTGTCGGGATCCAGTGCTTTATATCATTTGTATGAAATATTCTAAATATTCCTCCAAAAACTCCAGAGATGAGTCTGTCAAAACAACAAGTCATGTGTGTTTACtgatgcatttatatatttatttgaatgctGGAGTTTCTGCACTTGTATTTTGGAAAACTCAGGACATTTGGTCAGTCGTCACTTTAACACCATCAAAAAGAAGGTTAAGACTTTGAAGGTTCGGGGAAAGGATTAGGTTTGGATTAGGGTTGGTTGTGGGTCAGAGGTCATACCCTCACAAAGATAGACGACAGAAGATGTAAGAGGTGTTGGTGTATTGACAAACCTCGACACTGTTATAAATCAAGAATTAACCaactttatttgaataattttaCAGACAGACGTAGAAGTGGTGAAAATAGAAATTCTGATACCGACACAGTCACAACATTGAACCCAGTAAGAGCTCAACCTTCAGTTTCACATTTAAGTTCAGGCTCACATAAAACTTCACTGTCTCGTGGTTTCCTGCCAAACTGtctgcagcagcctcctcagactactgatgaaaataattaaaacaataataataataataatacccgCTGCAGGTTCTTCACTCCCTGCGGACCCTGCACTCTGACCTCAAGTGTcactggaaaaaacaaaaactgaattttttttgtacattttctgttgttgctaCAAATATCAAGTACTGAGGAGTGTTTAATACCACTCTTATCAAACAAAAATACCATTAAATAAAACtatcatttacaatatttatcaaaacaacaattttcCACACAAGTCATAGAGTTAATACTCCAGCAATAACTTATGTATTCTCAAGATCTCCCAAGAATCCATAACTCGATGGCTTTCTGTCAAATGCATAGACTATTTCTCTATGGGAGATGAATACATTGAATCGGTGGaactaaaatataaacatactAAACAAATctgcaaacagaaaagacaggaaaacaAAGTGAGAATGAGGTGAATtccaaaaagtcaaaaacaaatatttctacagtttttaaaaccgtagtttttttttcaggcagaTGTGAGTCGGGACCACATCAGTAGAAAGTCTCGCTACATTTTCTAATTCTAAAAAGAAAGTACAGCATTAAATTGCTACATAACAAGAACAATGTGAAAAGATGTTTACACCATTTTCCTGATCGGAGACACAAAGGACAAAGTCAAGCATCTTTCACCACAAACCTGTTTCAACAAACTGGTGAATTTAATTCTTCCTGTTTTCTCAGAGTAATAAATCATCTCTTCTGGACAGTCATggtttggaaataaataaaattatatttgatgGTAAAGGCCATGGTGCCACAGATTCTGCTGTTTGACCAAAATAGGATTGAATTCTACCAAAGTTGATGCCAATTTACAGTCTGAGGTTTTATTTGAGGCTGTAAAATAAAGAGTGTGAACCTTGTCCCTGTTAAATTAATGATGTCTTCAGCACTGATACATAATACACACCGAATGACCCAGAAACATTTTGGATGTGGGGCATATTTTGttcaacagtgtttgtgttttaaaatatttcatttgagtgacaaataaaaatatgtatcgTACAGATGTGGCCAAAATAAGGTGAATAAATGTTTCAGGTTTTTGAGTTGAACCAGTTCACCACATCAGATTTTGTGCTGCAGAACCATTTGATCAAATCGTTGAGTTTAACACAACCAGTGCATCCTGTCCTTTATAAACCTGTGTGGGATGGGGGACTTAATAGTGCTACAGCTTAGTTTAGCTCTAATTAAGCTGGTGGTGGCAGAGGGAGGATGGTGATGTGCTTTGTTAGTGACTGTGGAAGAgatcctctgctgcttcactgtaACTGAATAACTGACTGAGAACCCCTCGGTATTCACTGTCATGATACAGAGCAGGGATAACAACAATTGGCCATTAATCACTGACAGCTCCAGGCTCAGGTCAAGTTTGAATAATCTGTAAATATGGACAGATTTCTCTTTATCATTTGATTGCCCTGTTGTAATAAGAATCATCCAGAACCCCAAAAATAAGCTTATAAGCTCCACAAAGAACATTAAACTGAAAATTTAAACATAcataaaaaaggtaaaagtgaaataaaaaatctgggGTATCCTACTGATAATTCTGAAAGTTTTAGTAGAATCGTTATTTGTAAGATTTGGTCAGATTCTTTTGTGTGGCCCTTCTCCAGTTAAAGTTGTTCTTGCCCCAAACCAGCAGATGTCCTTGTGTCTCCGTTCATTTCCACCTGTGCTGCTGTTCCCACACAGTGGATCCATCCTTTTTACAATAAGCCCAAATGGTTCTGCCTCATTTCCAGAGAACGTTTATCCATGTGTGTTGCAGTAATTAATATATCaacattcttaaaaaaaaaaaaaaaataatgaattcctaacacttcaaataaaacaaccatatattatgacaaaaaaaaaaggtgagtCCACCTCATTGCTTTGCATACAGTATAATGTGGATTAACCTGTGCCCCTGTCCTTTAGGAGTTATGGCTGGTTCCTGGAAAGAACAACGGGCGTCTTTGTTCAGCAGTTAGTATCGTGCACGCTGGAAGTCGACAGGAACACGATGTGTCTTCACGTTCCTTTATGAAGAGACCCTGAGGATGAAGTGGAGCGGCTGTTTGACTGCAGGACACAGAGTTAGAGGTGCAGCAGTTAGATCCAGCAGTGTGagtatgtgtgcacacacaatatACATTCACATTATCTAATAATATATAAGATGTGCAAATCGCAATTCGGAATATTCTAATATCATAATATCTCAACCATTATTAAAGCGACaaactattttgtttttttaattgttgtctTTAATGGAGGATGCTAGATATATGTATATTCTTTcaaatcttgtttttaaaatctaaatttatcATCTAGGTTTAggtttgttctttttaaatggTTGACTTAAATATGTTACAAACATTAACTAGtttatttgtttcactttttcaaTACGTCCTTGACCAACTTTCTTTAAAGAAGCCCAAATGAACAGATGTTCAAAATGAGATGTCATAACTATCAAAGCTTTAGAAATGTCCCACTTAAAACCATTAATGAAATTCCATATAGCTCAATCTAATCTAATATGATGATGGTCCAGCCAAAGTacgacacacacaaagaaaatagtAACAAACATTTTTAGACAAGGAgacataacaaaataaacatgtatgatgaagaaaaataaacatctttcaTAATTTGTCAGCTCCTCCAGAAAAAATATATTCCCAGGATACTGTTTAATATCACCCACAGTGTCATCCATGTTCATTTCATCTGATTTATAATTCCTCACCCCTACAGAAGGAGATGCTGCCAATCTCCTGTGTTTAAGAAGTTACCCACACATTCCTCTAGGGGGAAAAGACAGAGCAGTTGTAGGTAGCATCAGGGTAGGCCTGACTGACAGGCGGCTGATGACACACAATATGGTGATGCTGGGCGAGTTTTACCCTGAGGGGCACaactgtgtctttttttttccttatttgtttgcctcttccttGTCAGAGCCTCTTACGGAAATGCGAAGGAGGAGACAGCCAGGTTGTGGAAGTTGACAGGCGGACACGCtaacacatgaacacacgcaGACGCACGTGAGACAGACTCTTCAGACACAGACAAGGCACAAACAGGAGGACAGGGACAGTTAGTGGAGATGGTCGGGACTTTTATGTTGCTCTAGTGATGGATCACGTTTGATGTTGACTGCCTTAAGTtgcacattttagtttttaaactttaattaagGCAAAAGTAGGATTTTAGAACTGACACTCAATGACTTTATCTAAAATTGTAATGTTTCCTGATTCTGTTAAAGGTTTAATCACATTAATGTTTGTCAGCTGTAAAACAGAcctttatttttactgtttagAGTaagaaatgcttttatttttaaaatttgtgggtaaatttcaatataaaaatgaatatcttgataaaatgtaatttaattgaGGAAGATAAGTTTAAAGAAATATACTTTTAAGTAGCCACTCATTTGCTTTCAATCCAAACCTACGTAGTGTCAGTGaatgctgcagaggaaacttaCTTGTTTGGAAGCTTCAGAAGAGGAATGGACTTCGTTTCCAAAATTTCCATTTAACGTCAACATTGCTGTAAAAATAAGTGTAACAACATTATAAATATTCCACTCAGCAGGTTTGATTAACATTCCAAAGACTTGAAATGTGACATGTCCATTTAAACATCACAACATTAACAATCAATCTAGATGAGTCTTTATGAACTTTAGTTAAACAGTATTTAGTTTGTTCTCTCTGCctacaaagaaaatataaaactaaaggTCCTCCTCACCTTGTGGATCGATCCGGGGGTCGATGAACCCCCAGTGCTGATAGATAGCAGCCAGGTCGTGAGGACTGTAGTTCTTCAGGAGACTCAGAACATCAACGTCCATTGGCATTTCTACTGTTGACTCACTCTTTCCCTGAGCAAAAAGGAGTGGATCTAAATAGGCTTTGCTTCCGTGTAGCCCCCACATGTTCATGGCAGCCCACAGATCAGGACCCTTGAGCCCTGAGGAGGAGTCACATGACTGCCTGCGGGGATTGAGTCTGTCTGCAGCCATGTTAGAAGTCCCACCATGGCTCCTGGCCAGCATAAAACCCAAACCCTCTTGAGGGAAGTTCCCCTCCACTGCCGCCCTGTGGCCTCTGTGCTTGGGGCTGCTGGTTGGCTGGAAACTAGAGACGCTCTTGTTGTGCACTGTACTGCTCGATGAAGTAGCTTGTACGCTGGAGCCTTTACTTCCCCCCTCTGCTGCCCGGTTATGTCCACCAGACTTCTTCGGAGGTTGGAGTCCCACCCTCGCACTAGAATATGTCCCTTCTACAGAGCGCGAGTCCTTTGACTGGTGCTTGGACTTGGGGACACCTGACTGGGTTTTGGACTGAGAATGGGTGCTTGCTGAGTGCTTTTTGCTGGGGGTTGTGGGGCCTGGGGGCTGTGTGCGCTGAGTTCTTGGGGCTGGTAAAGTTGGACAGTCCTTGCCTTCGAGGAACGGAGGAGGCCCAGTGCGTCTCCACTGGGAGACACCAGCCTTTGAACTCTTGGGATTGTTAATGCACGGTGCCCACTTGGGCGCCATGGAGCTGCCGCCATCCACCCTGTGGTTCACTCGCTGATGGATCCACAGTACTTCTGGGTAGCCGGTCGTGTGGGAACAGTACGGGCACTGATGTCTCGCCAGGCCCTCTGTTTTTAATGGGTAATTAACAGTGTCGTCTCCTTCACTTACAGGCAACGCAGACAGATTGAGAAGACCGCCAGCATCATCAGTGGTAAGTCTTTTCCCTTTGACCTCTGTAACACTTGACTTTTCCGTTTTAACATTTGACTCTATTAAGCTCTGGCTGGGCAAACATGGGTAAGGATTCCAGTATGGCTGACTGAGTAGTACACTCCTGTTTCTGAGGTAGTCCATGTATCTTGAGGTTTTGGAACCACTCTGGCTCAAGTTGTCCGAAGTGGTGCCGTGTTTGCTCTGGGACCCCAGGACGTCCTGGTTGTGCTTGTGCAGGTGCGACCTGAGTAGTGAGGCGTCAACAGTGTGGAAATCACAGTGCTCGCAGAAGTAGGGTTTTTTATCTGCAGTAAGAGTAACAGAAGCAGTGTAAGGAACAGACATAGAATTAGATGGTGTGTTAGTGTcagtttcatataaaatataacatatttaatatgaaactatataatataaatatttttattgaaaattaaGTTTTCCAAAAAACCTTTAGTGATTGTTATCTTGATCAATTTAATATCCTGTGTTGGTTAAACACAAATTTGTGAATGGGTTGATAAAGCAGCCCAGTAACAATCCTTCCCCTCAGCAACCATAAATCTACTTTAACTAAGCaagatattttaaatgttagtCAAGTAGTTTCATGTAATGTATGTTACCTGCAGCAAAGAGAAAactgcacacaaaaacaaattcactgTGTCGTACATGAATTTAAATAACTCTGATTTCTTTACCACATTTCCAATATGGATACAATTCCAAATTCCCAATGAATCCTTTTGTGTGTCATCTTCTCTCAAAAAGTGTGCAAAGAGCCTTCTTAAATCGTAAGCCCTTTAAATCCACCAAAATATTTGTAACAAAACTgtgctttttaactttttcattaatgaatacaacaaacacaatacaacaaaacagGTAGTTGAATTGTGTAATCTATCAGTGCATTAGATTATTTTGAAGCCTCTGGAGAAAACCTACGATGTTCATTTTCAATCTCTGAATACAGttgtaatttaatataaatcCACTAGAGGTCTCCCTTCCTCACAATACAATGGTAGTAAATTCATCTGCCACCCAATACAAAGTagttacatttgttttgaattgCTGTTGAATTGCTGGCCTGGTTGGTTTATCTTACTTTAAAGCAAAAACTTTTGGTCTGTCCAAGAATGTGGTTCCCATGAAATGTCCACAAACATGACCTTTGATTATTGTTTCCCAATTTAAAGGAATTCGATCAACTATGTGGTCAAAACGCTCTAATGAGGTGCAGTGTTCTGGACTTACCCTCCTGGTCTTGGCTCCTGATGCTGTTGGTCTGTTTAGGTGAGTAATGAACATCTTTGACCTTCTTATTATGCAGCGCTTCATAGAATGCATGACCAAGTCCATTCAACAGTATCCGATCCTTCTGGGATATCCTCTTGTCACCTCCTTTAGCATGAGCCAGGCTGTTTGCCGTGTGGTCGAGGCTTGTgtcccccttcttcttcttagtGTTGGAGCCGGAGGAGTCgatctgcttcctcttcttctcctgcttcagGGGAACATACTCGCCCTTGTCCATGTCGTATGCCACCTCAGCATCAGCAAGTCTTTCCTCCCATCCCAGACATTTCTCCGTGGCCTCTACTAGTCGTCCCTTTGTGGCCAGCTGCCACGCCTGGTAACTACAAACTGGATCCAGCTCTGCAATTCTCGTGCCCACGGTTTCTTCCTCAGATGCATAACTCTCCCCGACACGTATGAGGTTCAAACTTTCCAAAAAATGGCTCTTAGTATTTTGCAGCTCAGAGGCTTCAGCGTCTTCATGTGGTGgattttgtgtttgagtgtggtTCAGTTTATGTAGCTTCTCGTGTGTTTGCAACGTCTTGCGGTCAAAAAAGAAATTACCACAGCCAGCGCAGAGCTCATAGAGGCACTCTTCATTTATCAGGGATGCTTGGTCCTGGGGAACTCCATTGATTGTAGCAGGCGGCTCGTTGCTTCTGCCACCCTGCAACTGGTCTTTGACCCGATGAATGCGCATATGACTTTGGAGGAACCACGCCTGGCGAAAGCGACGTCCACATATCCGACAACCGTGATCCTGGCCGTTGCGGTGTCTTTTCATGTGGGATTTAAGGAGCAGTACCTGAGGGAAAACCTGGCCACAAATGGCGCAGGTAAAAGACTCGGCATCATCAGCCTGGACGCTgtcttttttcttcacttttttcttggtttctttctttttcaccttCCCGTTGACATTGTGAGCTTTGTCCGATTTGGGGACGATTTCAGGAGGATCAGGGGTCTCAGTGTTATCTTTCTCCTCCTTATTTACGTCCCCCTCCTTGACACTGGGATTGTGGCCCAACAGGCCCAGTTTATGGCTTCGGATGTGGGCCTTCAAACTGCCCTTCTGAGCCGTCCTGTGCTCACAGTATGGACACTTGTAGGGCTTCTCTCTTGTGTGTCTTCTCATGTGCTGGGACAGAGAGCTGAGAAGTGGAAAGCTGCGACCACACACCCCACACGTGTGTCCAGAGGTCGCATCTTCCTCTGCCTCAGCCTTTATACTAGCTGTGCGTTTTTGAGAAACgtcttccctctcttctgtctccattACTTTTCCTGGAGCACAATAACCACAGCCGTGTAATAAATCCTCAAACTATGCAAAGTTTATGTTCCAGAAGTTAGTGAGCTCTCAGAACAGGCGTCAAAAAGTTGCAAAACATTACAGCTTCATTGTCCATCCTGATCTTTGTCTTCTTTTGGgaagaaaacctgaaaatagaaaatacatttattagaCATGCAATATTTACCTTGTAATCaaattcagacattttttatattttataaataataaaatatatttacttatatattattatattaataccAATCCATTGCCTATTGAAGCTGTTGTTATACACAGAACAACtgttatttagtttgaaatacTTTGAATATTTGTGATAGATAGTTAAACTATATCAGAAATGTCTCAGTAAGGTATGAGGTCAAGGTTAGATTTCTAATTACAGAGATAACTAAACATGTAAGGCCTACAACTGATATGAAAGTCTTTATTGATACTTTCTTCGCGTGTTTCCTTTTATAAAACCCTAAATGCCACAGAATATAGTAAATAAGGATGGGCcgtaataaataaagttttttcaGAAATCCGTGATTACTTCGTTTAATCATCAGTCAGGGGAtgagttacattttttttttatttcctctttaatTCAAGGTACAGACAACTTGAATGCAGAAATGCAGAGGCTGGTTTTCCTGTAAATACACCAACAGTGACATGTAAGGCAGTTTCACTCAGCATGTGTCAAAACCACAAGCTCTGTTGTGGGAGAGATGGCCCACTGAGGCAATTTGCATCACACAGATTTTAGAATAACCTTTTGTCCCTTAGTGGAAGAGCGACGCCTGTCTGTACGTATTAGAGCTCGGGTCAGTGTCTCAAAATGCGTGTGTGTCCTTTGGTTTCCTATGTCGAAATTGAGTGCATGAGGTGAAGCATGAAGAGATGTATTCATTCCTGGCCGACCAGGATGGACCCCGAGGGGCAGTCCACTCTAATTCACGATCAATAACACATTATCAACAAACTTCATTTTACAAACTCGCACACAGACCAGACACAGCCCTGATTCTACGTTGCAGTAAAGATTGTGGTTAAAGGTAACAAGGGACATCTGCATTTTTATTGTCATCTCGCTGTCACTTATGACCTTGTGTGTTAACCATTAtgttttaatccttttttataatttacaatCATAGATGTGGGCTTAACTATGCCAGCGACCTGGAAGATAACCTTGACATAAGAGGCTCTGATATTTCTGAGACATCTGACCCAGAACAAATCCACCCTGAACCAAAACAAGCCTTGGTTGTactctatttttaaaaatagtaTCATTGCACACTCTGATGTGGTTGAACATGTTCCTCAGGCAAACATGACTATCTGTTAGATTGTTAATAGCAAAAGAAAGTAATCTGTGGTGTGTAGCCAGCCAGCCAGGCagtcaaaagaaaaacctgctaTTGTGTTGGCCGCACTAGAACTGTCACATCGCCTCATGTCTGGCCCTCCACCCCTCATTGGGGGGTCAAGAGAGTTATTGTTAAAGCAAAGAGGCCTGGGCCTACATGTCACTGTCTTCGAATACAAGTCTGAGCAGAGAGGCAGGACAAAGGACAActcttgtttgtcttgtcagGCTCAAAACGTGAGGAAAAACTAGGTGCACGAGCACTTAGaggccagaaaaaaaacaggccgACTCTAGTATGATTTTCAGGGGATGAGATTGCCTGTCTAATTATCTGTATTTGCATCCAGTCGCATCTGTccgcatgcatgcatgcatgcctGCCTGCTCGCGGTCATGTGTGCTGATCCGCTCACGCTGGAAGGGGTGCAGTATCTGGAATATGGGAGGAGTTTGGTAGGTTTTTCCGGACATGGCAGGTGTTTGGTAGGCAGACGCCATCAGATTAGTGCATGGGCAATGTGGCACACTGTCTTCAAGAGGGGGAGGTTGTGCAAGAGAAACTGGAGGGTGGCAATTAAGGGGTTGAGGTTAAGGCGAATGTAATGAGTTAACACAATGGGGATAAAGTCAGAGAGCTGAGGGCAACAGATGGGAATAAACGGGCCATCAGTGTGGAGTTAGCCGCCTCTACAGTATGAGCTTAGGTCTTTGTCAAAGCAGCCTACATGCTTAGTGTGCTCTATATATTTGCATCTGCAGTATCCTACTGTTGCTCAGTCATAAATTATACATACCTTGTATAAATGAgggaatgtgtgtatgtttatggtTTTCAAGACCAAAATCAATCTTTATGTAACATTTTGAACCTTCTGTCTTTCTTATCCGTGTTTTTTCACCTCTCCTGCTCTCATCCCACAAACACTGAAAGCCCTTTGGAGGATCTGTAAAGTAATGCAGATAGCCAAACATGTTGCTCCGGGGGTTTAGCGCA
Encoded proteins:
- the LOC118125269 gene encoding zinc finger protein 516-like encodes the protein METEEREDVSQKRTASIKAEAEEDATSGHTCGVCGRSFPLLSSLSQHMRRHTREKPYKCPYCEHRTAQKGSLKAHIRSHKLGLLGHNPSVKEGDVNKEEKDNTETPDPPEIVPKSDKAHNVNGKVKKKETKKKVKKKDSVQADDAESFTCAICGQVFPQVLLLKSHMKRHRNGQDHGCRICGRRFRQAWFLQSHMRIHRVKDQLQGGRSNEPPATINGVPQDQASLINEECLYELCAGCGNFFFDRKTLQTHEKLHKLNHTQTQNPPHEDAEASELQNTKSHFLESLNLIRVGESYASEEETVGTRIAELDPVCSYQAWQLATKGRLVEATEKCLGWEERLADAEVAYDMDKGEYVPLKQEKKRKQIDSSGSNTKKKKGDTSLDHTANSLAHAKGGDKRISQKDRILLNGLGHAFYEALHNKKVKDVHYSPKQTNSIRSQDQEDKKPYFCEHCDFHTVDASLLRSHLHKHNQDVLGSQSKHGTTSDNLSQSGSKTSRYMDYLRNRSVLLSQPYWNPYPCLPSQSLIESNVKTEKSSVTEVKGKRLTTDDAGGLLNLSALPVSEGDDTVNYPLKTEGLARHQCPYCSHTTGYPEVLWIHQRVNHRVDGGSSMAPKWAPCINNPKSSKAGVSQWRRTGPPPFLEGKDCPTLPAPRTQRTQPPGPTTPSKKHSASTHSQSKTQSGVPKSKHQSKDSRSVEGTYSSARVGLQPPKKSGGHNRAAEGGSKGSSVQATSSSSTVHNKSVSSFQPTSSPKHRGHRAAVEGNFPQEGLGFMLARSHGGTSNMAADRLNPRRQSCDSSSGLKGPDLWAAMNMWGLHGSKAYLDPLLFAQGKSESTVEMPMDVDVLSLLKNYSPHDLAAIYQHWGFIDPRIDPQAMLTLNGNFGNEVHSSSEASKQSNSRSTSSSGSLHKGT